The following proteins are co-located in the Agromyces laixinhei genome:
- the pyrE gene encoding orotate phosphoribosyltransferase, giving the protein MTLREIQPIDAVRAQLIDFIAADAVFHGDFTLTSGKKASYYVDLRKVSLDHRVAPLIGQVMIDLISDVPDVVAVGGMTMGADPIASAILHQGAAQGLAYDAFVVRKEPKDHGRGKQVEGPDLAGKRVIVLEDTSTTGGSPIKAIEALRKVGAEVVAVAVVVDRATGAREVIEAEGVPYLYAIGLEDLGLA; this is encoded by the coding sequence GTGACCCTCCGAGAGATTCAGCCCATCGACGCCGTGCGCGCGCAGTTGATCGACTTCATCGCGGCCGACGCCGTGTTCCACGGAGACTTCACCCTGACCAGCGGCAAGAAGGCCAGTTACTACGTCGACCTGCGCAAGGTCAGCCTCGACCACCGTGTTGCGCCACTGATCGGTCAGGTGATGATCGACCTCATCAGCGACGTGCCCGACGTGGTCGCCGTCGGCGGCATGACCATGGGCGCCGACCCGATCGCCTCGGCGATCCTGCACCAGGGCGCGGCACAGGGGCTCGCCTACGACGCCTTCGTCGTGCGCAAGGAGCCGAAGGACCACGGCCGGGGCAAGCAGGTCGAGGGCCCCGACCTCGCCGGCAAACGCGTCATCGTGCTCGAAGACACCTCGACGACCGGTGGCTCGCCGATCAAGGCGATCGAGGCGCTCCGCAAGGTCGGCGCCGAAGTCGTTGCTGTTGCCGTCGTGGTCGACCGGGCGACCGGCGCCCGCGAGGTCATCGAGGCCGAAGGCGTGCCCTACCTGTACGCCATCGGCTTGGAAGATCTGGGGTTGGCCTGA